Proteins from a genomic interval of Salinivibrio kushneri:
- the trmH gene encoding tRNA (guanosine(18)-2'-O)-methyltransferase TrmH, giving the protein MTPERFERIHQVLAQRQPDLTVCMEQVHKPNNISAIIRTADAVGIHRMHAVWPEGTKMRTLGGTSAGSRNWIDVVTHNTTEEAFDAMHAQGMQVLVTNLSDTAVDFREIDYTRPTAIVLGQEKQGISREALDKADQDILIPMVGMVQSLNVSVASALILYEAQRQRQAAGMYQLDKTRLPDHEVHHILFERGHPVLARVAKQKGLPYPPLDAHGQIVADEAWWAQMQAAKHPR; this is encoded by the coding sequence ATGACCCCTGAACGCTTTGAACGCATTCATCAGGTCTTGGCCCAACGCCAGCCTGATCTCACTGTCTGCATGGAGCAAGTTCACAAGCCCAATAATATTTCCGCCATCATTCGCACGGCCGACGCGGTAGGCATTCACCGCATGCATGCGGTATGGCCAGAAGGCACCAAGATGCGCACCCTCGGTGGCACATCGGCCGGCTCGCGCAACTGGATAGATGTGGTCACTCACAACACCACGGAAGAAGCCTTTGATGCCATGCACGCCCAAGGGATGCAGGTGTTAGTCACTAACTTGTCGGATACCGCGGTCGATTTTCGCGAGATCGACTACACCCGTCCGACGGCCATCGTGCTGGGGCAAGAAAAACAAGGCATCAGTCGCGAAGCGCTCGACAAAGCGGACCAAGACATCCTCATTCCTATGGTAGGTATGGTACAGTCACTCAATGTGTCAGTGGCCAGTGCCTTGATTTTGTACGAAGCACAGCGCCAACGCCAAGCGGCTGGCATGTATCAGTTGGATAAGACACGCTTGCCCGACCACGAGGTTCACCACATTTTGTTCGAGCGTGGTCACCCGGTGCTTGCCCGCGTGGCAAAACAAAAAGGCTTGCCTTATCCGCCCTTAGATGCACACGGTCAAATTGTGGCCGACGAGGCATGGTGGGCACAGATGCAGGCAGCCAAACATCCACGTTAG
- the greB gene encoding transcription elongation factor GreB, with protein sequence MKTKLVTREGFNALKAEHDYLWHERRPEVTKIVSWAASLGDRSENADYTYNKRLLRQIDRRVRYLRKRLNDLTIVDYAPEQEGRVFFGAWVEIENEAGDTKQFRIVGPDEIYERKDYISIDAPMARALLKKAVDDEVVVSTPEGEKQWFVNTITYPKPSDSDAQ encoded by the coding sequence GTGAAAACCAAATTGGTGACCCGAGAAGGGTTTAACGCGCTCAAAGCCGAGCACGATTACCTGTGGCACGAACGGCGCCCAGAAGTGACCAAAATTGTCAGTTGGGCCGCCAGTTTGGGTGATCGCTCAGAAAATGCAGACTACACCTACAACAAACGTTTGTTACGCCAAATAGACCGCCGCGTCCGTTATCTGCGCAAACGCCTCAATGACTTAACTATTGTTGATTACGCGCCCGAGCAAGAAGGACGGGTCTTTTTTGGCGCCTGGGTGGAAATTGAAAACGAAGCCGGCGACACCAAGCAATTTCGAATCGTTGGTCCTGATGAGATTTATGAACGCAAAGATTACATTTCTATCGATGCCCCCATGGCGCGGGCGCTATTAAAAAAAGCCGTTGATGACGAGGTGGTGGTCTCAACCCCTGAAGGCGAAAAGCAATGGTTTGTGAATACCATTACCTACCCGAAACCCAGTGACAGCGACGCTCAGTAA
- a CDS encoding ComF family protein: MISAITPQRFTRLLTHWRGKLLPSQCPVCHLSLDAAPVSATPALCCAACWDAHYSYCLCQCCGLPVPTPQARCGVCLSHPPAWDRLVAISAYEDPLPQLIHAFKYQQAFELAIPFARQLSERIHHPAPVLLPVPLHWRRRWQRGFNQSGHLAWALADYLDTHVVDNVLVRHRHTAPQQGLSRQARLSNLKHAFAISGELPGSHVAIIDDVVTTGQTVSQLCRLLRRAGAETIDIYCLARTDLP, from the coding sequence ATGATATCAGCAATCACACCACAGCGCTTCACGCGTTTACTCACCCACTGGAGAGGCAAACTCTTGCCCTCTCAGTGTCCGGTTTGCCACTTGTCATTGGATGCCGCACCCGTGAGTGCCACCCCGGCTTTATGCTGTGCCGCCTGCTGGGATGCGCACTACTCTTATTGTCTATGCCAATGTTGCGGCCTGCCGGTCCCAACCCCACAAGCACGCTGTGGTGTCTGCCTTAGCCACCCTCCAGCATGGGACCGCTTGGTCGCGATCAGTGCCTACGAGGATCCGCTGCCGCAGCTTATCCATGCATTTAAATACCAACAGGCCTTTGAATTGGCGATACCTTTTGCCCGCCAGTTAAGTGAACGTATCCATCACCCCGCCCCCGTATTGCTGCCTGTTCCACTCCATTGGCGGCGCCGCTGGCAGCGCGGCTTTAATCAAAGCGGGCATTTAGCCTGGGCACTGGCCGACTACCTGGATACTCACGTCGTCGATAACGTTTTAGTCCGACATCGCCATACTGCGCCACAACAAGGTTTAAGCCGACAGGCGCGGCTCTCTAATCTGAAACATGCGTTTGCGATCAGCGGCGAGCTGCCAGGTTCGCATGTGGCTATCATTGACGACGTGGTAACAACCGGACAAACGGTGTCGCAGCTGTGCCGATTATTGCGGCGAGCCGGCGCAGAAACGATCGATATTTACTGTTTGGCACGTACCGATCTACCCTAA
- a CDS encoding Tex family protein, with product MHTSITHTLAHELNVAPGQVKTAVDLLDDGNTVPFIARYRKEATQGLDDSQLRTLETRLVYLRELDARRDTILKSIDEQGKLTESLRRDILAAESKNRLEDLYLPYKPKRRTKGQIAIEAGLASLAEALWQDASHNPDTLAEQYINAEKGVADTKAALEGARAIMMERLAEDASLLETLRQYLKQYAVLRATVVAGQEEAGAKFKDYFAHQEPIAKVPSHRALAMLRGRNEGVLQLALIADPDQAPDSKQSVCETMIAQHYQLSLGTAPADRWRKQVIAFAWRVKILMHLETEFMANLKERAENDAIDVFAANLKDVLMAAPAGPRCTMGIDPGLRTGCKVAVVDGTGKLLDTATIYPTAPKHDIEGASKTLRRFIDRHGVNLIAVGNGTASRETEHFVTTMLKQADLSIQTVMVSEAGASVYSASELAAKEFPDLDVSLRGAVSIARRLQDPLAELVKIDPKSIGVGQYQHDVSQHQLAKKLDAVVEDCVNAVGVDVNIASAPLLTRVAGLSQTMAQNIVAFRDENGRFNDRKTLLKVPRLGPKAYEQCAGFLRVMDGANPLDRSGVHPETYPLVKHIAQKTSKAVDALVGNTGLLQSLTASDYADDTFGQITVTDVLNELAKPGRDPRPEFKTATFAEGVNQISDLKPGMQLEGVVTNVTHFGAFVDIGVHQDGLVHISALSNRFISDPRDVVKAGDVVKVKVMEVDAPRKRIGLSMRLDDTPAASEPSAAAPKPRDKSPKKRQDKPAAMGSMADAFARAKRS from the coding sequence ATGCACACATCCATTACACACACCCTGGCGCACGAACTCAATGTCGCACCAGGTCAAGTTAAGACAGCGGTCGATCTGCTTGACGATGGTAACACTGTCCCTTTTATCGCCCGCTATCGTAAAGAAGCGACCCAGGGCCTGGATGACTCGCAATTGCGCACCCTTGAGACCCGTTTGGTCTATCTGCGCGAATTGGACGCTCGTCGTGATACCATTCTCAAATCGATTGACGAGCAAGGCAAACTGACCGAGAGCTTGCGCCGCGATATTCTCGCTGCCGAGAGTAAAAACCGCTTAGAAGATCTCTATCTGCCTTACAAACCCAAGCGCCGAACCAAAGGCCAAATTGCGATTGAGGCCGGCCTAGCATCCTTGGCTGAGGCCTTATGGCAAGACGCCTCACACAACCCTGACACACTTGCTGAGCAATACATCAATGCGGAAAAGGGTGTCGCCGACACCAAAGCGGCACTCGAGGGGGCCCGCGCCATCATGATGGAGCGCCTTGCCGAAGATGCGAGCTTATTAGAAACGCTGCGCCAATACCTTAAGCAATACGCGGTGCTGCGCGCTACCGTGGTTGCTGGCCAGGAAGAAGCCGGTGCCAAGTTCAAAGACTACTTTGCTCACCAAGAGCCAATTGCCAAAGTGCCGTCTCATCGTGCCTTAGCCATGCTTCGTGGTCGCAATGAAGGCGTGCTACAGCTGGCACTGATTGCCGACCCCGACCAAGCACCAGACAGCAAGCAAAGCGTGTGCGAGACCATGATTGCTCAACACTATCAGCTGTCTTTGGGCACCGCCCCGGCAGACCGTTGGCGCAAACAAGTCATCGCCTTTGCGTGGCGAGTAAAAATCTTGATGCATCTTGAGACCGAGTTCATGGCCAACCTGAAAGAGCGCGCAGAGAACGACGCCATTGATGTGTTTGCCGCCAACTTAAAAGATGTATTGATGGCTGCACCGGCTGGCCCTCGCTGCACCATGGGGATAGACCCAGGCCTACGTACCGGCTGTAAAGTGGCGGTGGTGGATGGCACGGGCAAACTGCTCGACACCGCCACCATTTACCCCACCGCGCCTAAACACGATATTGAAGGGGCGAGTAAAACACTACGCCGTTTTATTGATCGCCATGGCGTGAACTTGATTGCGGTCGGCAATGGCACCGCCTCACGTGAAACCGAACACTTTGTCACCACCATGCTCAAACAAGCCGATTTGAGCATCCAAACCGTGATGGTCAGTGAGGCCGGTGCCTCGGTTTACTCAGCGTCAGAGCTGGCAGCCAAAGAATTTCCCGATCTGGATGTCTCGCTACGTGGCGCGGTTTCTATCGCTCGCCGCCTGCAAGACCCCCTCGCCGAGCTGGTTAAAATTGATCCTAAATCGATTGGCGTCGGTCAGTACCAGCACGATGTCTCTCAACACCAGCTGGCGAAAAAGCTTGATGCCGTGGTGGAAGACTGTGTGAACGCCGTAGGGGTCGATGTCAATATCGCGTCTGCGCCGCTGCTCACCCGGGTGGCGGGCCTTAGCCAAACCATGGCGCAAAACATTGTTGCCTTTCGCGATGAAAATGGTCGATTTAACGACCGTAAAACCTTGCTGAAAGTGCCGCGCCTTGGGCCGAAAGCCTATGAGCAATGCGCTGGCTTTTTACGGGTAATGGATGGCGCCAACCCGCTTGACCGCTCGGGTGTCCACCCAGAGACCTATCCATTGGTCAAACATATCGCCCAAAAGACCAGCAAGGCGGTCGATGCCTTAGTGGGTAACACGGGCTTATTACAGAGCTTAACCGCCAGTGACTACGCGGATGACACCTTTGGCCAAATCACCGTCACCGATGTATTGAACGAGCTGGCCAAACCCGGCCGCGATCCGCGCCCTGAGTTTAAAACCGCCACCTTTGCCGAGGGCGTGAATCAAATCAGTGACTTAAAACCAGGCATGCAACTCGAAGGCGTGGTCACGAATGTCACGCACTTTGGTGCGTTCGTCGATATCGGCGTTCACCAAGACGGCCTCGTACACATCTCCGCGCTATCAAACCGCTTTATTAGCGATCCACGCGACGTGGTCAAAGCTGGTGACGTGGTGAAAGTGAAAGTCATGGAGGTGGATGCGCCGCGCAAGCGAATTGGGTTATCGATGCGCCTCGACGATACCCCAGCCGCCAGCGAACCCTCAGCCGCCGCCCCTAAGCCGCGTGACAAAAGTCCGAAAAAGCGCCAGGACAAACCCGCTGCAATGGGCAGCATGGCCGATGCCTTTGCCCGCGCCAAGCGCTCCTAA
- the recG gene encoding ATP-dependent DNA helicase RecG: protein MVGTDAGSQTSTLVRHTSQSKPIEKQMRSSMLSAVTVDTLSGVGSKMAEKLAKIGLHTVQDVLFHLPYRYEDRTRVWPVASLLPGQHATIEGEITHNDTVFGRRRMLTVRVQDSSGALTLRFFNFNAAMKNSLAVGKQVKAYGELKRGKHGLEIIHPEYQVFSEPTELVMEETLTPVYPTTEGLRQATLRSLTDQALALLDKSGVDELLPEGLYDRQLSLRDALHLLHRPPPETVLEDLLAGQHPAQRRLIIEELLAQHLSMLSVRHQAQQVKGFALAPSQSLGQRLLDNLPFTPTGAQTRVVSEISADLAKPFPMMRLVQGDVGAGKTLVAVLAALQAIEQGHQVALMAPTELLAEQHATNFAQWLEPLGIQVGWLAGKLKGKAREQTLASIADGEAKMVVGTHALFQASVQFDSLALVIIDEQHRFGVHQRLALREKGEQQGAHPHQLIMTATPIPRTLAMTAYADLETSVIDELPPGRTPIQTVAVPDTRRDDIIARVSAACAAGRQAYWVCTLIEESDALEAQAAEDTATALKEALPNLEIGLVHGRMKAAEKQAVMEAFKQGELQLLVATTVIEVGVDVPNASLMIIENPERLGLAQLHQLRGRVGRGSVASHCVLLYHAPLSKTASQRLGVLRDSNDGFVIAQRDLDIRGPGELLGTRQTGLAEFKIADLVRDQGLIPEVQKLATHLHQHYPQHAQAIIRRWLGHKTHYSNA, encoded by the coding sequence ATGGTGGGCACAGATGCAGGCAGCCAAACATCCACGTTAGTCCGACACACGAGCCAGAGCAAACCCATAGAGAAACAGATGCGATCTTCGATGCTAAGTGCGGTGACTGTTGATACCTTAAGTGGCGTTGGCAGCAAAATGGCAGAAAAACTGGCAAAAATAGGCCTGCATACGGTGCAGGATGTTTTATTTCACCTGCCTTATCGTTATGAAGATCGCACCCGAGTATGGCCGGTTGCCAGCCTCTTACCCGGCCAGCATGCCACCATTGAAGGTGAAATCACCCACAATGACACCGTGTTTGGTCGCCGCCGGATGCTCACGGTTCGGGTGCAAGATAGCAGTGGCGCGTTAACGCTGCGATTTTTCAACTTTAATGCCGCAATGAAAAACAGTTTAGCCGTAGGCAAGCAAGTAAAAGCCTACGGTGAACTCAAGCGCGGAAAGCACGGGCTGGAGATCATTCACCCCGAGTATCAGGTGTTTTCTGAGCCCACCGAATTGGTGATGGAAGAAACCCTCACCCCCGTGTATCCCACCACGGAGGGGCTGCGCCAAGCGACGCTGCGTAGCCTGACCGATCAAGCCCTGGCTTTGTTAGACAAAAGTGGCGTCGACGAGCTGCTGCCCGAGGGCTTGTACGATAGACAGCTTTCGCTGCGCGATGCATTACACCTTTTGCATCGTCCGCCGCCCGAGACCGTGTTGGAAGACTTATTAGCAGGGCAACACCCTGCTCAGCGACGCTTGATCATTGAAGAGCTCCTTGCCCAACACCTGTCGATGCTGTCTGTGCGCCACCAAGCCCAACAAGTGAAAGGCTTTGCCCTCGCGCCCAGTCAGTCATTAGGGCAGCGCCTTTTAGACAACCTGCCTTTCACTCCCACCGGCGCACAAACCCGGGTGGTGAGCGAGATCAGCGCCGATTTGGCCAAGCCGTTTCCGATGATGCGCCTCGTGCAAGGCGATGTGGGGGCAGGTAAAACCTTGGTCGCCGTGCTCGCCGCCTTGCAAGCGATTGAACAAGGCCATCAAGTTGCGTTGATGGCACCGACCGAGCTATTGGCCGAGCAACACGCCACTAACTTCGCTCAGTGGCTCGAACCACTGGGCATTCAAGTCGGTTGGCTGGCCGGCAAGCTAAAAGGGAAAGCGCGGGAGCAAACCCTGGCAAGCATTGCTGACGGCGAAGCGAAAATGGTAGTCGGTACCCATGCTTTGTTTCAAGCGAGCGTCCAGTTCGACAGCCTAGCGTTGGTCATTATTGATGAACAACACCGCTTTGGCGTTCACCAACGTCTCGCGCTGCGTGAAAAAGGCGAGCAGCAAGGCGCCCATCCGCACCAGCTTATCATGACCGCGACCCCCATTCCCCGTACCTTGGCGATGACCGCGTATGCGGATCTTGAAACGTCCGTCATCGATGAATTACCCCCGGGGCGCACACCCATCCAAACCGTCGCCGTCCCCGACACCCGACGCGACGATATCATCGCCCGCGTCAGCGCCGCATGTGCAGCCGGTCGACAAGCATATTGGGTGTGCACCTTGATTGAAGAGTCCGATGCCTTAGAAGCGCAAGCCGCGGAAGACACAGCTACCGCGCTTAAAGAAGCCCTCCCCAACCTGGAAATTGGCTTAGTTCACGGGCGAATGAAAGCGGCAGAAAAGCAAGCGGTCATGGAAGCGTTTAAACAAGGCGAGTTACAGTTATTGGTGGCGACAACGGTTATTGAAGTGGGCGTCGATGTCCCCAACGCCAGCCTAATGATTATAGAAAACCCCGAGCGACTCGGGCTGGCACAACTCCACCAGCTACGTGGCCGTGTCGGCCGTGGTTCCGTCGCCAGTCATTGTGTGCTGCTTTACCATGCCCCTTTATCCAAAACCGCCAGTCAGCGGCTTGGGGTGCTGCGCGATAGCAATGACGGCTTTGTGATTGCGCAGCGCGATCTCGATATTCGTGGACCTGGCGAGCTTCTCGGCACCCGCCAGACCGGGCTGGCTGAGTTTAAGATTGCCGATTTGGTCAGAGATCAGGGGCTGATCCCTGAAGTGCAAAAACTGGCCACGCACCTACATCAACACTACCCACAACATGCTCAAGCGATTATTCGCCGCTGGCTGGGGCATAAAACCCACTACTCCAATGCCTGA
- a CDS encoding GntR family transcriptional regulator, giving the protein MRLSLDSQDPTPKFQQLIDQIQRQIASGTLYPGARLPSVRQLAKTLAMNPMTVSRSYQQLADEGWLERLPGVGMQVSETMRPAEPEQRLHYVEGALAHFIQAASEAGYSKSETMALIMTHWERYSGDQALE; this is encoded by the coding sequence ATGCGTTTATCGCTAGATAGTCAGGATCCGACGCCTAAATTTCAGCAGCTGATTGATCAAATTCAACGGCAAATTGCCAGCGGCACCCTCTACCCCGGTGCGCGCCTTCCCTCGGTGCGGCAACTGGCCAAAACATTGGCGATGAACCCAATGACGGTGTCGCGCAGCTATCAACAATTGGCCGATGAGGGGTGGCTTGAGCGCTTGCCTGGAGTGGGCATGCAGGTGAGTGAAACCATGCGCCCGGCTGAACCCGAGCAGCGTTTGCACTACGTTGAAGGCGCACTGGCGCACTTTATCCAGGCGGCCAGTGAAGCGGGATACAGCAAGTCAGAAACCATGGCGCTGATCATGACGCATTGGGAGCGTTATAGCGGCGATCAGGCATTGGAGTAG
- the ompR gene encoding osmolarity response regulator transcription factor OmpR: MQENYKILVVDDDMRLRSLLERYLTEQGFQVRSVANAEQMDRLLAREAFHLMVLDLMLPGEDGLSVCRRLRQANNQLPILMLTAKGDEIDRIVGLEVGADDYLPKPFNPRELLARVRAVLRRQTIEAPGAPSADSTTVTFGEFRLNLGTREMFRNDEPMTLTSGEFAVLKALVTNAREPLSRDKLMNMARGREYSAMERSIDVQISRLRRMIEEDPSKPRYIQTVWGLGYVFVPDGEV, translated from the coding sequence ATGCAAGAGAACTATAAAATTCTAGTGGTGGATGATGATATGCGTCTGCGCTCGCTACTGGAACGCTACCTGACCGAGCAAGGTTTTCAGGTGCGTAGTGTGGCCAATGCCGAGCAAATGGATCGCTTACTCGCGCGTGAAGCCTTTCACCTGATGGTGCTGGATCTGATGTTGCCGGGGGAAGATGGCCTGTCAGTGTGTCGCCGTTTACGCCAAGCGAATAACCAATTACCCATTTTGATGTTGACCGCCAAGGGCGATGAGATTGATCGCATTGTCGGTTTAGAAGTGGGTGCCGATGATTACCTACCCAAGCCTTTTAACCCGCGAGAGCTATTGGCGCGGGTACGCGCGGTATTGCGCCGGCAGACCATTGAAGCGCCAGGCGCGCCGAGTGCAGACTCAACCACAGTGACCTTTGGCGAGTTTCGCCTCAACTTGGGCACGCGAGAAATGTTTCGCAATGATGAGCCGATGACGCTCACATCCGGCGAGTTCGCAGTGCTTAAGGCCTTGGTCACCAATGCGCGAGAACCTTTGTCACGTGATAAGTTGATGAACATGGCGCGTGGCCGTGAGTATTCGGCGATGGAGCGCTCGATTGATGTACAAATCTCGCGTTTGCGTCGGATGATAGAAGAAGACCCGAGTAAACCGCGTTACATTCAAACCGTATGGGGGCTCGGCTACGTATTCGTGCCGGATGGAGAGGTATAG
- the envZ gene encoding two-component system sensor histidine kinase EnvZ, whose translation MRMSPRTNFARTLFILAGLLIASQVFSYLTIVNYALLPSLQQFNKILAFEVRLMLEEDWYLKDGEVLHLGEPVRRQLLEQIGVTLHAPNSEPAAAFKDAMEIDYLSEHISEELGTQTEVRLVSGEDSYVLWLKFDQIDDFLMRIPLSELHQDDFAPLFQYSLVIALLVIAGGWLFIKMQNRPLVALERAALDVADGRFPDPVPPRGASEIQAVTVAFNKMSAGIRKLEEDRALLMAGVSHDLRTPLTRIRLATEMMSSDDAYLADSITEDTEECNEIINQFMDYLRAVQQQDPDPVDLASICRDVASNQQQMGVDIDLDLGALHGELFANSVALKRAVTNLVVNAVRYGHGWVRLGCGSNADHTYQWVEVEDNGPGIEASLENTLFQPFTRGDTARGSEGTGLGLAIVKRIVEQLHGDIRLSSRTEGGLRIQMTFPVGNKK comes from the coding sequence ATGCGGATGTCACCGCGGACTAACTTTGCACGTACCTTGTTTATCTTGGCTGGCTTATTAATTGCCAGCCAAGTTTTTTCTTATCTAACCATCGTTAATTATGCCTTGCTGCCCAGTTTGCAGCAGTTCAACAAGATCCTCGCTTTTGAAGTACGCTTGATGCTGGAAGAAGACTGGTATCTTAAGGATGGTGAAGTCCTTCACCTGGGTGAACCCGTGCGGCGGCAATTGTTGGAGCAGATTGGGGTCACCTTGCATGCGCCCAACAGTGAGCCTGCGGCGGCGTTTAAAGACGCCATGGAAATTGATTATTTAAGCGAGCATATCAGCGAGGAGTTGGGCACCCAAACCGAAGTGCGCTTGGTCAGCGGTGAAGACAGTTACGTGCTGTGGCTGAAGTTTGACCAGATTGACGATTTTTTAATGCGGATCCCGCTTTCCGAGCTGCATCAAGACGACTTTGCGCCTTTATTTCAATACAGCTTAGTGATTGCCCTGTTGGTGATAGCGGGCGGGTGGCTATTTATCAAGATGCAAAACCGTCCACTCGTGGCTCTTGAGCGCGCGGCGTTAGATGTGGCAGATGGCCGTTTTCCCGATCCTGTCCCACCACGAGGGGCATCAGAAATTCAGGCGGTGACGGTCGCGTTTAATAAAATGTCAGCCGGTATACGCAAGTTGGAAGAAGATCGCGCCTTGCTGATGGCGGGCGTCAGCCATGATTTGCGCACGCCACTGACGCGCATTCGCCTTGCCACTGAAATGATGTCATCGGATGACGCCTATTTGGCCGATAGCATTACCGAGGACACCGAAGAGTGTAATGAAATCATCAACCAGTTTATGGACTACTTGCGCGCGGTGCAGCAGCAAGATCCTGATCCGGTTGATTTAGCCAGTATTTGCCGCGATGTGGCGAGTAATCAGCAACAAATGGGGGTCGATATTGATCTCGACCTGGGGGCATTGCACGGAGAGCTATTTGCTAATTCGGTAGCGTTAAAGCGTGCGGTGACTAACTTGGTGGTTAATGCGGTGCGATACGGTCATGGCTGGGTCCGTCTCGGTTGTGGCAGCAATGCTGATCATACCTATCAGTGGGTGGAAGTGGAAGATAATGGCCCGGGCATTGAAGCGAGCCTCGAAAATACCTTGTTCCAGCCGTTTACCCGCGGCGATACGGCGCGGGGCAGCGAAGGAACGGGGCTAGGGCTAGCGATCGTGAAACGGATTGTGGAACAGCTTCATGGTGATATTCGCTTGTCGTCACGTACTGAAGGTGGGTTAAGAATTCAGATGACGTTTCCTGTGGGCAATAAAAAATAA
- the nfuA gene encoding Fe-S biogenesis protein NfuA, whose amino-acid sequence MLQGVIANANRSTLYKTHWISQVFVVSEVNISENAQSHFVKLLEQQPEGTNIRVFVVNPGTPNAECGVSYCPPEAIEGSDTELKFNGFSAFIDEMSLPFLDEAEIDFVTDKMGSQLTLKAPNAKMRKVASDAPLMERVDYVIQSQVNPQLASHGGHVNLIEITDDAVAILQFGGGCNGCSMVDVTLKEGIEKQLLAEFSGELNGVRDVTEHARGDHSYY is encoded by the coding sequence ATGCTTCAAGGGGTGATAGCCAACGCAAACCGGAGTACACTGTATAAAACACACTGGATTAGTCAGGTATTTGTCGTGTCAGAAGTCAATATTTCAGAAAATGCACAAAGCCACTTTGTGAAGCTGCTTGAGCAACAGCCCGAGGGCACCAATATTCGCGTGTTTGTGGTTAACCCAGGCACGCCAAACGCCGAGTGCGGTGTTTCTTATTGTCCCCCCGAAGCGATAGAAGGCAGCGATACCGAACTCAAATTTAACGGGTTTTCGGCCTTTATCGATGAGATGAGCCTGCCCTTTTTAGACGAAGCGGAAATCGACTTTGTCACCGATAAAATGGGCTCACAGCTGACGTTGAAAGCACCGAATGCGAAAATGCGGAAAGTGGCCTCCGATGCGCCTTTGATGGAGCGGGTTGATTACGTGATTCAAAGCCAAGTTAACCCACAGCTTGCCAGCCATGGCGGCCATGTGAACTTGATTGAAATCACCGATGACGCGGTGGCGATTTTGCAATTCGGTGGCGGTTGTAATGGCTGCTCAATGGTAGACGTGACCTTAAAAGAAGGGATCGAAAAGCAGTTGCTGGCCGAATTCAGCGGTGAGTTAAACGGCGTGCGTGATGTCACCGAGCACGCCCGTGGCGATCACTCTTACTACTAA
- the bioH gene encoding pimeloyl-ACP methyl ester esterase BioH, with protein MALCDWQSHGQGPDLVLIHGWGMNSAVWSMLLPYLTAHYRVHCVDLPGFGDSAHQPDLDIEKLAQVLLKESPAHATWIGWSLGGLVATQAALLSPQRVTGLVTIASSPKFVAEPGWRGIKSAVLTDFADQLERDFSQTVERFMALQAMGSPTARKDVKALKQAVFSRPAPDPRALADGLAMLANTDLRQQCEAISVPWLRLYGRLDGLVPASVAEAVSALAPHSQCAVLAHSAHAPFVTEPDEVVDKLLAFLGTNLPPK; from the coding sequence ATGGCGTTATGTGATTGGCAATCTCACGGGCAAGGTCCCGATCTGGTTCTCATTCATGGCTGGGGAATGAACAGCGCTGTCTGGTCAATGTTGCTCCCTTACTTGACCGCGCACTATCGTGTTCACTGTGTTGACCTGCCGGGTTTTGGCGACAGCGCCCATCAACCGGATCTTGATATCGAGAAACTGGCACAAGTGTTGCTTAAAGAATCACCAGCGCATGCAACTTGGATAGGTTGGTCACTGGGCGGATTAGTGGCAACACAAGCCGCACTGTTATCGCCACAGCGCGTGACTGGATTGGTCACTATCGCCAGCTCACCCAAGTTTGTCGCAGAGCCAGGGTGGCGTGGGATCAAGTCGGCGGTACTCACCGACTTTGCCGACCAGCTTGAGCGTGATTTTTCGCAAACGGTGGAGCGCTTCATGGCGCTGCAAGCCATGGGGTCACCCACGGCGAGAAAAGATGTGAAAGCGCTCAAACAAGCGGTATTTTCGCGACCGGCGCCTGACCCTCGCGCGTTGGCGGATGGCTTGGCGATGCTGGCAAACACGGATCTGCGCCAGCAGTGTGAGGCGATTTCCGTGCCGTGGCTGCGGTTATACGGGCGGCTAGACGGTTTGGTGCCTGCGTCGGTGGCGGAAGCTGTCTCTGCGTTAGCGCCTCATTCGCAATGTGCGGTATTGGCACACAGTGCTCATGCCCCCTTTGTGACGGAGCCTGACGAAGTGGTGGACAAGCTACTTGCCTTTTTAGGCACAAACTTGCCGCCCAAATAG